The Gammaproteobacteria bacterium genome has a segment encoding these proteins:
- the gnd gene encoding decarboxylating 6-phosphogluconate dehydrogenase: MELGMIGLGRMGGNMVRRLLAAGHDCVVWNQDTRPIRDLAQHGARAASSLADLVARLQRPRAVWLMVPVPAVAGLVAELAGLLERGDCIIDGGNSPFERAIGHSCTLAERGIDFLDVGTSGGVWGLERGYCLMIGGPAAVAKRLDPVFRALAPGQGSVPPTPGLAAGGSASAGYLYCGPAGAGHFVKMVHNGIEYGIMAAYAEGFNLFRHAAAGRESGDATDNAERYRYDIDLPAVAELWRRGSVISSWLLDLTAAALAADPQLAAFEGKVSDSGEGRWTLKAAIDTATPVPVLSAALYSRFESRGEADFANRLLSAMRMQFGGHREPGR; the protein is encoded by the coding sequence ATGGAACTCGGCATGATCGGCCTGGGCCGCATGGGCGGCAACATGGTGCGGCGGCTGCTGGCCGCGGGTCACGACTGCGTTGTATGGAACCAGGACACCCGGCCAATCCGGGATCTCGCGCAGCACGGTGCGCGCGCGGCCTCGTCGCTGGCCGACCTGGTCGCCAGGTTGCAGCGGCCGCGCGCCGTGTGGCTTATGGTGCCGGTGCCGGCGGTCGCAGGCCTGGTGGCGGAACTCGCCGGGCTGCTCGAGCGCGGCGACTGCATCATCGATGGCGGCAATTCGCCGTTCGAGCGCGCCATCGGGCACTCGTGCACGCTTGCTGAGCGCGGTATCGACTTTCTCGACGTCGGTACCAGCGGCGGGGTGTGGGGCCTGGAGCGGGGCTATTGCCTGATGATCGGCGGGCCTGCAGCGGTGGCGAAGCGGCTCGATCCGGTTTTCCGCGCGCTCGCGCCGGGGCAGGGCAGCGTGCCACCGACGCCCGGCCTTGCCGCCGGCGGTAGCGCGAGCGCCGGTTATCTGTACTGCGGGCCGGCCGGTGCAGGCCACTTCGTGAAGATGGTCCACAACGGCATCGAGTACGGCATCATGGCGGCGTATGCGGAAGGCTTCAACCTGTTCCGCCATGCTGCCGCGGGCCGCGAGTCCGGCGATGCGACCGACAACGCCGAGCGTTACCGCTACGACATCGATCTGCCCGCAGTCGCCGAGCTGTGGCGCCGTGGCAGCGTCATTTCCTCCTGGCTGCTCGATCTGACGGCGGCGGCGCTCGCCGCCGATCCGCAACTTGCCGCCTTCGAAGGGAAGGTGTCGGATTCGGGCGAGGGACGCTGGACGCTGAAGGCGGCGATAGATACCGCGACCCCGGTGCCGGTGCTCTCCGCTGCGCTGTACTCGCGTTTCGAGTCGCGCGGCGAGGCGGATTTCGCCAACCGGCTGCTCTCGGCCATGCGCATGCAGTTCGGCGGCCACCGCGAGCCGGGCCGGTGA
- a CDS encoding c-type cytochrome gives MSTNDQQFLDQFSLVIGILIAVGAALAIAAPMIASPVQRAVVADIAMHQQQVNERLRPFGRVALTGEAAAEEHSAAVAAPAPVAAPLSGPQVFNQACNACHGAGIAGAPKLGDKAAWAPRIAQGVATLNKHALEGFQGQQGVMPAKGGFVDLSDAEVTAAVEYILSQSK, from the coding sequence TTGAGCACCAACGACCAGCAATTCCTGGACCAGTTCAGCCTGGTCATCGGCATCCTGATCGCGGTTGGAGCCGCGCTGGCAATCGCAGCGCCGATGATTGCCTCGCCCGTCCAGCGGGCCGTCGTTGCGGACATCGCGATGCACCAGCAGCAGGTCAATGAACGCCTGCGTCCCTTCGGCCGGGTGGCACTGACCGGCGAGGCGGCTGCGGAGGAGCACTCGGCGGCCGTGGCTGCGCCGGCGCCGGTCGCGGCACCGCTTTCCGGACCGCAGGTCTTCAACCAGGCCTGCAACGCCTGCCACGGCGCCGGTATCGCGGGTGCGCCGAAGCTCGGGGACAAGGCCGCGTGGGCGCCACGCATTGCGCAGGGCGTAGCCACCCTGAACAAGCACGCCCTGGAGGGGTTCCAGGGTCAACAGGGTGTCATGCCGGCCAAGGGCGGGTTCGTCGACCTCTCCGACGCCGAAGTCACCGCCGCCGTCGAATACATCCTGAGCCAGTCGAAGTAG
- a CDS encoding respiratory nitrate reductase subunit beta, whose translation MTTRQVAMVIDLNKCIGCQACTAACKSLWTDEEGQEYMLWNNVETKPGPGYPYEWEEKGKRSGWKNGQLQYGGLHEDKRFGKPSPLNHEAVYFQGSEARLQRTEPLEREAAPNWNEDSSSGTYPNNYHFYLPRLCNHCTKPACLEACPVRAIYKREQDGIVLVDQDKCQGFRLCNQACPYDKVYFNFVTRKTQKCIFCFPRIEQGVAPACARQCPGRLRFVGFLEDEGPIRKLVYEWKVALPLHPEYGTEPNVFYVPPILPPTFDAEGRFDEDNPRVPMEYLRYLFGPEVDAALITLHEEMEKKREGKASELMDLLIARDWKSLFNIPDVKVASSSEGTFPGKG comes from the coding sequence ATGACCACCCGCCAAGTCGCCATGGTGATAGACCTGAACAAGTGCATCGGCTGCCAGGCGTGCACGGCCGCGTGCAAATCGCTGTGGACGGACGAGGAGGGCCAGGAGTACATGTTGTGGAACAACGTGGAAACCAAGCCCGGGCCCGGCTATCCCTACGAGTGGGAGGAAAAGGGCAAGCGCTCGGGCTGGAAGAACGGGCAGCTGCAATACGGCGGTCTGCACGAGGACAAGCGCTTCGGCAAGCCCTCGCCGTTGAACCACGAGGCCGTGTATTTCCAGGGCAGCGAGGCGCGCCTGCAGCGCACCGAACCCCTGGAGCGCGAAGCCGCTCCGAACTGGAACGAGGACAGCAGCTCGGGGACGTATCCGAACAACTATCACTTCTACCTGCCGCGGCTGTGCAACCACTGCACCAAGCCCGCATGCCTGGAGGCCTGCCCGGTTCGCGCCATCTACAAGCGTGAGCAGGACGGCATCGTGCTGGTCGACCAGGACAAGTGCCAGGGATTCCGGCTGTGCAACCAGGCCTGTCCCTACGACAAGGTGTATTTCAACTTCGTGACGCGCAAGACGCAGAAGTGCATTTTCTGCTTCCCGCGCATCGAGCAGGGCGTGGCGCCGGCCTGTGCGCGACAGTGCCCGGGGCGGCTGCGGTTCGTGGGATTCCTGGAGGACGAGGGTCCGATCCGCAAGCTGGTGTACGAGTGGAAAGTGGCCCTGCCACTGCACCCGGAATACGGCACGGAGCCCAACGTGTTCTACGTGCCGCCGATACTGCCGCCGACGTTCGACGCGGAAGGGCGATTCGACGAAGACAATCCGCGGGTTCCGATGGAGTACCTGCGATATCTCTTCGGGCCCGAGGTCGATGCCGCCCTGATCACGCTGCACGAGGAGATGGAGAAGAAGCGCGAGGGCAAGGCGTCCGAACTGATGGACCTGCTGATCGCGCGCGACTGGAAGTCGCTGTTCAACATTCCCGACGTCAAGGTCGCCTCCAGCAGCGAGGGAACCTTTCCCGGCAAAGGGTGA
- a CDS encoding molybdopterin-dependent oxidoreductase — MNATLTDRRQVLQAGGAVALSLSLRYAPAAAQDPAAALAAPYAVWEDLMRRKWTWDRVVHGSRGINCTGHCAFNLYVKNGIVWREEQQGEYGRSGDDTPDYGPRGCQKGIRQAKYMYGKQRVLYPMKRVGARGAGQWERISWDQAVSEIADKFLLHATESGPESITFAMGTQMILKRAAFASLFRFCNITGIVCPETFAGVGDLPVGAHMTLGHPLPGDNMAAVFKSRCCLVWTCNPAVTRIPDAHFFWEARYNGCEVVTISPEFSASAIHSSKWVNPKPGTDTALALGMVQTIIADRLIDWDYVREQTDLPYLVRTDTRKFLRGSDLGVAGDFAGDTFYIWDEATGRPAIAPATGLAPPKGPPGTPPEGSLRLGDLRPAVEGRWTVQTADGKSVEVTTVFELTRELCDRDYTPEKVQAVTGVHPDVTRQVARSFANSGAGMIFAGYRSCKWLHGDKLHRAWLLMCALTGNTGREGGGMQTTQLAKADGTLKFVFAGVGPRLKVAAISVWDYAHGDGKELNESAYGAQQAQHFDKYYREAIANGWLPDYARMPWKMAIMAGHNPANWRASGKRWRSDVFEKLETIVAVTPDMSVTAMYADYVLPASHHYERHDMTMEGRTPYLQVLNQAVPPLGESADDFEIMRRLAQAISEKAKERGLAPIKDQLRGQPIEHDYTKLHDLLTLNGQIRDNRDIAQFLLDNSTGIPDVTYAELAERGFVRVDDSKGTQFGPGSPFSFQTLASTRDKQPYETLTRRQQYYFDHDWFLAEGEQLPVHKDPLANPGHSMRLTMGHARHGIHSMWRDDSLLVHLQRGEPDVYVNDGDARARGVADGDLVRVHNNHGSFVAMAHTSSSMQPGQLFMYHGWDPMMFRGRQNFSAVISTGGLLKPTSLVGDYGHIGYKAPNYVPNLTFHDTTVSFEKFVETGRG, encoded by the coding sequence ATGAATGCAACGCTCACCGATCGACGCCAGGTCCTGCAGGCCGGTGGTGCAGTGGCACTCTCGCTCTCGCTGAGGTACGCCCCGGCAGCGGCGCAGGATCCGGCGGCAGCGCTTGCGGCACCGTACGCGGTCTGGGAAGACCTGATGCGGCGCAAGTGGACCTGGGACCGCGTGGTGCATGGCAGCCGTGGCATCAACTGCACCGGCCACTGCGCCTTCAACCTGTATGTGAAAAACGGCATCGTCTGGCGCGAGGAGCAGCAGGGCGAGTACGGGCGTTCCGGCGACGACACGCCGGACTACGGCCCGCGCGGCTGCCAGAAGGGCATCCGCCAGGCGAAGTACATGTACGGCAAGCAGCGTGTGCTCTACCCGATGAAGCGCGTCGGTGCGCGTGGCGCGGGGCAGTGGGAGCGCATCAGCTGGGACCAGGCGGTTTCCGAGATCGCGGACAAGTTCCTGCTCCACGCCACGGAGTCCGGCCCCGAGTCGATCACGTTTGCAATGGGCACGCAGATGATCCTCAAGCGTGCCGCCTTCGCGTCGCTGTTCCGCTTCTGCAACATCACCGGGATCGTCTGCCCGGAGACCTTCGCCGGCGTCGGCGACCTGCCGGTCGGCGCCCACATGACGCTCGGCCATCCGCTCCCGGGCGACAACATGGCGGCCGTGTTCAAGTCCAGGTGCTGCCTGGTCTGGACCTGCAACCCGGCCGTGACGCGCATCCCCGACGCGCATTTTTTCTGGGAGGCCCGCTACAACGGCTGCGAGGTGGTGACGATCTCGCCGGAGTTCAGCGCGAGCGCGATCCACTCCTCGAAATGGGTCAACCCGAAGCCGGGCACCGACACGGCGCTCGCACTCGGCATGGTGCAGACGATCATCGCCGACCGGCTCATCGACTGGGACTACGTCCGCGAGCAGACGGACCTGCCGTACCTGGTGCGCACCGACACCCGCAAGTTCCTCCGCGGCTCAGACCTCGGGGTGGCCGGGGACTTTGCCGGGGACACCTTCTATATATGGGATGAGGCGACCGGCCGGCCCGCCATAGCGCCGGCGACCGGGCTTGCGCCGCCGAAGGGCCCGCCCGGCACGCCGCCCGAGGGCAGCCTGCGGCTCGGCGACTTGCGCCCGGCGGTGGAAGGCCGGTGGACCGTGCAGACGGCCGATGGCAAGTCGGTCGAAGTCACCACCGTGTTCGAGCTGACCCGCGAGCTCTGTGACCGCGACTACACGCCGGAGAAGGTGCAGGCGGTGACCGGCGTGCACCCCGACGTGACGCGCCAGGTGGCGCGCAGTTTCGCCAACTCGGGTGCGGGCATGATCTTCGCCGGTTACCGCTCCTGCAAATGGCTGCACGGCGACAAGCTGCATCGCGCCTGGCTGCTCATGTGCGCGCTCACCGGCAACACGGGTCGCGAGGGCGGCGGCATGCAGACCACGCAACTCGCCAAGGCCGACGGCACCCTGAAGTTCGTGTTCGCCGGCGTGGGTCCGCGCCTGAAGGTGGCCGCCATATCGGTGTGGGACTACGCTCACGGTGACGGCAAGGAACTCAACGAGAGCGCCTACGGCGCGCAACAGGCGCAGCATTTCGACAAGTACTACCGCGAGGCCATTGCGAACGGCTGGTTGCCGGACTATGCGCGCATGCCGTGGAAAATGGCCATCATGGCCGGCCACAATCCGGCCAACTGGCGCGCATCGGGCAAACGCTGGCGCAGCGACGTCTTCGAGAAACTCGAGACCATCGTCGCCGTGACGCCGGACATGAGCGTCACGGCCATGTACGCCGATTACGTCCTGCCGGCATCGCATCATTACGAGCGCCACGACATGACGATGGAGGGGCGCACGCCCTACCTCCAGGTGCTCAACCAGGCGGTGCCGCCGCTCGGTGAATCCGCCGATGACTTCGAGATCATGCGCCGCCTCGCGCAGGCGATCAGCGAGAAGGCGAAGGAGCGCGGGCTGGCTCCCATCAAGGACCAGCTCCGCGGCCAGCCGATCGAGCACGATTACACGAAACTGCACGATCTGCTGACGCTGAACGGCCAGATCCGCGACAATCGCGACATCGCGCAGTTTCTGCTCGACAACTCCACCGGGATACCGGACGTGACCTATGCGGAGCTGGCCGAGCGCGGCTTCGTGCGCGTGGACGATTCAAAGGGCACGCAGTTCGGGCCGGGATCGCCGTTCTCGTTCCAGACGCTCGCCAGCACGCGCGACAAGCAGCCCTACGAGACGCTGACCCGCCGCCAGCAGTACTACTTCGACCACGACTGGTTCCTCGCCGAGGGTGAGCAGCTGCCGGTGCACAAGGATCCGCTCGCCAACCCGGGCCACAGCATGCGCCTGACCATGGGCCACGCGCGCCACGGCATCCACAGCATGTGGCGCGACGACTCGCTGCTCGTGCACCTGCAACGTGGCGAGCCCGACGTCTACGTCAACGACGGCGACGCCAGGGCACGCGGGGTCGCCGATGGCGACCTGGTCCGGGTGCACAACAACCACGGCTCCTTCGTCGCGATGGCGCATACCAGCTCCAGCATGCAACCGGGCCAGTTGTTCATGTACCACGGCTGGGACCCGATGATGTTCCGTGGCCGGCAGAACTTCAGCGCCGTGATTTCGACGGGTGGGCTGCTCAAGCCCACCTCGCTCGTGGGTGACTACGGCCACATCGGCTACAAGGCGCCGAACTACGTGCCCAACCTGACGTTCCACGACACCACCGTCAGCTTCGAGAAATTCGTCGAGACCGGCCGAGGCTGA
- a CDS encoding nitrilase-related carbon-nitrogen hydrolase, with amino-acid sequence MSEQNTDGPEYIAVALQVSVKGVNRCKDRESSRARIAENIKRIGEYTTAAASFHRFFYGVPVRLVGLPEYAVTGFPLKESPAEWRDRACLEQNGPEYEQLGRIAQANNVFLAGNVYEIDPKFPELYFQTCFIIGPNGDVILRYRRLTSCFEPTPHDVWDKYLDVYGPESIFPVARTEIGNLGTIASEEILYPEITRCVVMRGAEVLLHPTSEPGSTGLTIKEICRRARAIENMVYVVASNTASIDDIPIPPHTCSAMSKILDYHGHILAEAAPGGEAFNSNAVIDIGALRRARRRTAMANVMSRQPFQIYADSYAKFRFHEGNYLLRDGKVIEPPDRETFRRRQTANIERLVKAGLL; translated from the coding sequence ATGTCTGAGCAGAATACCGACGGGCCGGAGTACATCGCAGTTGCTCTGCAGGTCTCGGTCAAGGGCGTCAACCGCTGCAAGGACCGCGAATCCTCGCGCGCGCGTATCGCCGAAAACATCAAGCGCATTGGCGAGTACACGACTGCGGCCGCCAGTTTCCACCGGTTCTTCTACGGGGTCCCGGTCCGGCTGGTCGGCCTGCCCGAGTACGCCGTGACCGGGTTTCCGCTGAAGGAGTCGCCGGCCGAGTGGCGCGACCGCGCCTGCCTCGAGCAGAACGGCCCGGAGTACGAGCAGCTCGGTCGCATCGCGCAGGCGAACAATGTCTTTCTCGCCGGCAACGTCTACGAGATCGATCCGAAGTTCCCTGAGCTGTACTTCCAGACCTGCTTCATCATCGGCCCGAACGGCGACGTGATCCTGCGCTACCGGCGCCTGACGTCCTGCTTCGAGCCCACGCCTCACGACGTCTGGGACAAGTACCTCGACGTGTACGGGCCGGAGAGCATCTTCCCGGTGGCGCGCACGGAGATCGGCAATCTCGGCACGATCGCCTCCGAGGAGATCCTGTACCCGGAGATCACGCGTTGCGTGGTGATGCGGGGCGCCGAGGTGCTCCTGCACCCGACGAGCGAGCCGGGCAGCACCGGGCTCACCATCAAGGAGATCTGCCGCCGCGCGCGGGCGATCGAAAACATGGTGTATGTCGTGGCATCCAATACCGCCAGCATCGACGACATCCCGATTCCGCCTCACACCTGCAGCGCCATGTCGAAGATCCTGGACTACCACGGTCACATCCTGGCCGAAGCCGCGCCGGGCGGTGAGGCGTTCAACTCGAACGCGGTGATCGACATCGGCGCACTGCGGCGTGCGCGCCGGCGCACGGCGATGGCGAACGTCATGTCGCGCCAGCCGTTCCAGATCTACGCGGACAGCTACGCGAAGTTTCGCTTTCACGAAGGCAATTACCTGCTTCGCGACGGCAAGGTGATCGAGCCGCCCGATCGCGAAACCTTTCGCCGCCGGCAGACGGCCAATATCGAGCGGCTGGTGAAGGCAGGGCTGCTGTAA
- a CDS encoding VPLPA-CTERM sorting domain-containing protein, with product MKPRLWICSWIALFLACCTTALAAPVVWTLNAVLTDAQTLTGSFSYDANLGQFSYPYSNISITNSGNTGVPARTWDTLFVSENGNPMGGPGFLYLMSGPANQTNEVLVLQYASNLTNAGGVVNLKTMYYGLISKCGDYATSTIELDCTSADALFGGGWLGEPLASLRIQSGTLAAVPVPAAAWLFGSSLAGLGALRRRKQTIG from the coding sequence GTGAAACCGCGTCTTTGGATTTGTTCGTGGATTGCGCTGTTCCTTGCTTGCTGCACCACCGCCCTAGCGGCGCCAGTCGTGTGGACGCTCAACGCCGTGTTGACGGACGCCCAGACATTGACCGGGTCGTTCTCATACGATGCCAATCTCGGCCAGTTTTCATACCCCTATTCAAATATCTCGATCACTAACTCAGGCAATACGGGCGTCCCGGCTAGGACGTGGGACACGCTTTTTGTGTCCGAAAACGGAAATCCCATGGGAGGGCCAGGCTTTCTATATTTAATGAGCGGGCCGGCCAATCAAACGAACGAGGTCCTTGTGCTTCAGTATGCAAGTAATCTCACCAACGCCGGCGGAGTCGTCAATCTTAAGACGATGTACTACGGGCTGATATCCAAATGCGGCGACTATGCGACGAGCACTATAGAACTGGATTGCACCTCGGCGGATGCCCTTTTTGGCGGCGGTTGGCTCGGTGAACCGCTCGCGAGCCTTCGTATTCAGAGTGGAACATTAGCCGCCGTGCCAGTTCCCGCTGCCGCTTGGCTGTTCGGCAGCTCGCTTGCTGGTCTTGGAGCGCTGAGGAGACGGAAGCAGACCATCGGATAA
- a CDS encoding PIN domain-containing protein → MSFAIDANILVYASDESSAVHARAATFVRQCAEGSETLCLAWATLAAYLRIATHPAVFRKPLTAEEAMANVDSLLRLPHARPLGEEEDFWRTYQTVAREGRPRGNQVPDTFLAALLRQHGVATLFTRDRDFRRYDFLTVIDPLESAVQERRRGRYRAQAAV, encoded by the coding sequence GTGAGTTTCGCGATCGACGCCAACATCCTGGTGTACGCATCGGATGAAAGCAGTGCAGTCCACGCCCGCGCAGCCACCTTCGTCCGGCAGTGCGCCGAGGGCAGCGAGACGCTCTGCCTCGCGTGGGCGACGCTCGCTGCGTATCTGCGCATCGCCACGCACCCCGCGGTGTTCCGCAAGCCGCTCACGGCCGAGGAAGCCATGGCGAACGTCGACAGCCTGTTGCGGCTCCCTCACGCCCGTCCGTTGGGTGAAGAAGAGGATTTCTGGCGGACCTATCAGACGGTTGCCAGGGAGGGGCGGCCGCGCGGGAACCAGGTTCCCGACACGTTTCTTGCGGCGCTGCTGCGCCAGCATGGGGTCGCAACGCTGTTCACGCGCGACCGGGATTTTCGTCGCTATGATTTTCTGACAGTCATCGATCCGCTCGAGTCGGCGGTACAGGAACGCAGGCGCGGTCGCTATCGCGCGCAGGCAGCCGTGTAG
- a CDS encoding antitoxin — MRTTIDIDDPVLRALRKLQKRSGKPLGRLVSDLLAQALGAQPPPAAELPFTWVSRPMAPLVDLADKEALYRALEEHS; from the coding sequence ATGCGCACCACCATCGATATCGACGATCCGGTGTTGCGTGCGCTGCGCAAGCTGCAAAAGCGCTCCGGCAAGCCCCTCGGCCGCCTCGTCTCCGATCTCCTCGCGCAGGCTCTGGGCGCTCAGCCGCCGCCGGCTGCGGAGCTGCCGTTCACCTGGGTTTCCAGGCCGATGGCGCCGCTCGTGGATCTCGCCGACAAGGAGGCGCTTTATCGCGCGCTCGAGGAGCACTCGTGA
- a CDS encoding transposase, protein MPRRLRTHVPGGFYHVTLRGNHRQPIFVCDHDRDVLDGMVSDILVRLDASIHAYCWMTNHLHLVVQVGDEPLSRMMQRLATRYARHFQKGLGTTGHLFERRYHAVLVQADQQLLAAVRYVHLNPVRAGLTADPTRYRWSGHRGYMGFSGPAWLQTKFVLDLLDLDPARARSAYAGLFADPSPVSDDRVTGPRPSDSLPETTEAHTARSISASGRSASVGEPLDDLIARICATHGVTEAELRSRSRARRFADVRARIAMECRASGSGTLSVLARRFERHVASLSKSVSRRDGSK, encoded by the coding sequence ATGCCACGCCGACTGCGCACCCACGTCCCGGGCGGCTTCTATCATGTCACGCTGCGCGGCAACCATCGTCAGCCGATTTTCGTCTGTGACCATGATCGCGACGTCCTCGATGGCATGGTGTCGGACATCCTTGTGCGGCTCGATGCGAGCATTCACGCCTATTGCTGGATGACCAATCACCTGCACCTGGTGGTGCAGGTAGGCGACGAGCCGCTGAGCCGGATGATGCAGCGGCTGGCGACCCGGTATGCGCGGCACTTCCAGAAAGGCCTCGGTACCACCGGGCACCTCTTCGAGCGACGATACCATGCGGTGCTCGTGCAAGCGGACCAGCAACTGCTGGCAGCGGTGCGCTACGTGCATCTGAACCCGGTGCGCGCGGGTCTGACGGCCGATCCGACCCGGTATCGCTGGTCCGGCCACCGTGGGTACATGGGTTTCAGCGGACCGGCGTGGTTGCAGACGAAGTTCGTTCTGGACCTGCTGGACCTCGATCCGGCGAGAGCGAGATCGGCTTACGCCGGTCTGTTCGCCGACCCGTCGCCGGTGAGCGACGATCGCGTGACAGGGCCGCGGCCTTCGGATTCGTTGCCTGAGACGACTGAGGCGCACACCGCACGCTCAATTTCTGCCAGCGGGCGAAGCGCATCCGTTGGCGAGCCGCTCGATGACCTGATCGCACGGATTTGCGCAACGCATGGTGTCACGGAAGCCGAACTTCGCAGCCGGTCGAGGGCGCGTCGCTTTGCCGATGTTCGGGCGCGAATCGCTATGGAATGCCGGGCCTCCGGCTCGGGCACCCTTTCCGTGCTGGCGCGGCGGTTCGAGCGCCATGTGGCCTCGCTGTCGAAGTCTGTGTCGCGCCGCGACGGGTCGAAATAA
- a CDS encoding class I SAM-dependent methyltransferase has translation MTSIPRFGVKDMVPTLNGTGFMFEVRDGYAEEWISFAGRSPDPVLEVGCAYGVATIPALEAGAQVVACDMEPGHLQILAERVTPSLRTRLTCVAGRLQDVDFAPGRFSAILCSRVLHFLTGEEIDTAIARMTTWLKPGGRLYLVADTPYGIWRNFIPAFEENKRRGVRWPGMMVGLHNYLPTPGLQKHIDKPAFMNLLDAELLARICADAGLQVKRATFIDRSDFKGLGALDGRENAGALALKPR, from the coding sequence ATGACATCGATACCGCGCTTCGGGGTGAAGGACATGGTGCCGACGCTGAACGGCACCGGATTCATGTTCGAGGTGCGCGACGGCTACGCCGAAGAATGGATCAGCTTCGCCGGTCGCAGCCCGGACCCGGTGCTCGAGGTCGGCTGCGCCTACGGGGTGGCAACCATCCCGGCGCTGGAGGCCGGCGCGCAGGTCGTCGCCTGCGACATGGAACCCGGCCACCTGCAGATCCTCGCCGAACGGGTCACGCCCTCGTTGCGCACGCGGCTCACCTGCGTGGCCGGCCGGCTGCAGGATGTGGATTTCGCCCCGGGCCGCTTCAGCGCGATCCTCTGCTCACGCGTGCTGCACTTCCTCACCGGCGAAGAAATAGACACCGCGATCGCGCGGATGACCACTTGGCTGAAACCGGGCGGCCGGCTCTACCTGGTCGCCGACACGCCTTACGGCATCTGGCGCAATTTCATCCCGGCCTTCGAAGAGAACAAGCGCAGGGGCGTGCGCTGGCCGGGGATGATGGTGGGACTGCACAACTACCTGCCCACCCCGGGGCTGCAGAAGCACATCGACAAGCCCGCGTTCATGAACCTGCTCGACGCCGAACTGCTCGCGCGCATCTGCGCCGACGCGGGCCTGCAGGTGAAACGCGCCACTTTCATCGACCGCAGCGACTTCAAGGGACTCGGCGCGCTCGACGGCCGCGAGAATGCGGGCGCGCTCGCACTGAAGCCCCGGTAG